The region GCCAACCGCATCGCCGCCAACCGCTGGTTCCGCACGGCGATCGAGGCCTCAAGTGGCGTGATCTTCATCGGCTTCGCCCTGCGCCTGGTCCTGGTCGAACGCAAGTTCGTGTAAAGAGGGTTGAAAGCCAGCACTCCTCGTATATACTTTTGGTATATACGAGGAGATTGAGCGATGGCGGTGGCCAAGGTCTTCCAGTCCGGCAATAGCCAAGCGGTAAGGCTGCCCAAGCAATTCCGGCTCGAGGCCAGCGAGGTCGAGATTTTCAGGCGGGGCGACGAAATCGTCCTGCGCGCGCTTCCCAGTGACATGGCGCATGTCTTCGACCTGATTGCCGAACTTCCCGAAGATATGTTCGCCGACGAGCGTGTCGACCCTCCGCCCCAGAGCCGAAAAGGTCTGTGACTGTGCCGCGCTTTCTGCTCGACACGAACATGATCATCTACATTCGCCGAAACCGGCCGCCGCAGGTACAGAAACGCTTTCACCAACTGGAGGCCGGTGCCGCGGCCATATCGGTGATCACCTACGGAGAGTTGCGATACGGCGCGGAGAAGAGCACCAGCCGAGACAGCAGCCTGGAAAGGCTGGCTGCGCTGGTGTCGCTGCTTCCCGTGCTGGCCTTGCCCGACAGCGCCGCAGAGACCTATGGCCTCCTTCGAGCCGAGCTCGAGCGGCGGGGAGAAATGATCGGCGGCAACGATTTGTGGATCGCGGCCCACGCCTTGTCGGAACAATTCACCCTGGTTACCAACAATGTCCGGGAGTTCCAGCGCATTCCCGGCCTGGCGATCGAAAACTGGATCTAGTCAGCTTCAGCGGTGCCTTGCCTTCAGGCTGAACAGCAGGGGCGTGTCGGGGCCGCTGCCCTTGGGACGGCGCCAGTAGTAGCGGCTTTCGTCCGGGACCATGTCCGGCAGGGCGGCCCAGGCGGCAAAAGGATATTCGCGCAAGTCGCTGACCTGGAGGCCGGCGGCTTCGAGTGCGCCCATGATGTCGGCCAGCGACCAGATCCAGCCGATGCCCGGCTCCCTGGGGATATAGTCCGGCTCGGCGTAGTCGGGCACGCCTTCCAGCACCAGGGGCTCGGGCTTGCTGAAATAGTCGAACTTCTGGAACAGCCGGCCGTCCTCGGCCAGATCGAAGACCAGGCCGGTAGGGTGGGCTTCGAGGATGTAGAAGAAGCCGTCCGGCGCCAGGTGCCGGGCCACGGTCCGGCCCCAGGCCGCGATGTCCGACAGCCAGTTGATCGCGCCATGCGAGGTGAAGACGCGGTCGAACTTCTGCCCCAGATCGAGATCCAGGACATCGGCCTCGACAAACTCGGCCCAGGCCGACAGGCGCAGCTTCTCGGCCAGGGCGCGGGCCGCCTCGACCGCCTTGGCCGAGAAATCGACGCCCACCACCTTGGTGGCGCCCAGGCGCAGCAGGCTCAAGGTGTCGAGCCCGAAGTGACATTGCAGGTGCAGCAGGTTCTTGCGCAGCAGCGGGTTCAGCGCCTCGCGCTCGATCGGCCCCACGGTACAGCGCCCGCCCAGGAACCCTTCCACGTCGTAGAAGGGCGATTCCCGGTGCAGGTCGGTGACCTCGTCCCAGTGGCGCCGGTTGGGCGCGTGCTCGCTGCGCATGGCCGGCGCCTCTGGAACCTGGTCCTTCACTGGTTCATGCCACGGCGGCGCAGCAGCTTCAGGCGCAGGGCGTTCAGCTTGATGAAACCTTCGGCGTCATGCTGGTCGTAGACCGCATCTTCCTCGAAGGTGACGTGGCTGAGCGAGTAGAGCGTATTGGGGCTCTTGCGCCCGACCACGCGGACCGAACCCTTGTAGAGCTTCAGCCGCACCGTACCCGAAACATGTTCCTGGCTCTTGTCGATCAGGGCCTGGAGCATTTCGCGTTCCGGGCTGAACCAGAAGCCGTTGTAGATCAGCTCGGCATAGCGGGGCATCAGCTCGTCCTTGAGGTGGCCGGCGCCGCGGTCGAGCGTGATCGATTCGATGCCGCGGTGGGCGGCGTGCAGGACGGTGCCGCCCGGCGTCTCGTAGACGCCGCGCGACTTCATGCCGACGAAGCGGTTCTCGACCAGGTCCAGGCGGCCGATGCCGTTGGCGCCGCCCAGGTCGTTCAGGCGGGCGAGCAGGGTCGCCGGCGACAGGCGCTCGCCGTCGATGGCAACCGCGTCGCCCCTCTCGAACTCGACCTCGATATAGGTCGGCTTGTCGGGGGCGGCTTCGGGCGAGACGGTGCGGCTGTAGACGAATTCCCCGGGCTCCTCCCAGGGGTCTTCCAGCACCTTGCCCTCGGACGAGGTGTGCAGCAGGTTGGCGTCGACCGAGAACGGGGCCTCGCCGCGCTTGTCCTTGGCGATCGGAATCTGGTGCTTCTCGGCGAAGTCGATCAGCTTGGTGCGCGAGGTCAGGTCCCATTCGCGCCACGGCGCGATGACGCGGATGCCGGGCTCCAGCGCGTAGTAGGACAGCTCGAAGCGGACCTGGTCATTGCCCTTGCCGGTGGCGCCATGGGCCACGGCGTCGGCGCCGACCTTGCGGGCGATCTCGATCTGGCGCTTGGCGATCAGCGGCCGGGCGATCGAGGTGCCCAGCAGGTAGACACCCTCGTAGAGCGCATTGGCACGGAACATCGGGAAGACGAAATCGCGGGTGAATTCCTCGCGCAGGTCCTCGATGAAGATTTCTTTCACCCCGGCCATCTCGGCCTTGCGGCGCGCCGGCTCCAGCTCCTCGCCCTGGCCCAGGTCGGCAGTGAAGGTCACCACCTCGCAGCCGTAGGCTTCCTGCAGCCATTTCAGAATTACCGAGGTATCGAGCCCGCCTGAATAGGCGAGCACGACCTTGCCAACGTCGCGCGCCATAACATCCGTCCTTGGATAGTGCCCCTATCGTGGGCGGGCGCAGTATAGGGAAAAGCCTCGGGCGCTCAAGTCGCGGCCAAGCTTATTCCGGCAGCGGCAGCAGGATCACCGGCTGGCTGGTCGTGCCGATCTCGCCCTTGACGTCATAGAGCGTGCCTTCCGACATGCCGAAGCCCGCCGGGTTCCAGCGGCTGACCGGCTTCATGCCGATCCAGTCGCCCGCCGGCCGGCGCCACAACTGGATGGTCAGGGACGGGTTGGGGAAGGCTGCCGCTTTGGGGCTGTGCCAGCCGTCGGGCCGGGCGATGCCGCTGGCCCAGTCGGCCACGGCGATGACGTGGGGCAGGATGTGGGCGGGATCGCCGATCGAGACGGTCGGCCGCATCCAGACGATGCCGTCCGGGCCCGCGCGCCAGGTCAGGGCATCCTTGAACCACGGCTGGTTCGGCCGGTGAACCGGCGCGATTTCCGGCTGGCCCTGCGGATCGAAGACATCTTCAGTCGGCAGCGAGGGCAGGCCGGCGATCGCCAGGTCCCTGGCGAAGGTGAAGCGGCCTTCGGCCCGCAGCGCCCCGTCGACCTCGATGAACGCATCGACCAGGTTCAGGCGCCGGCCCGGCTGGGCCACCTCGGCGAAGGCGGTCAACCGGCCCTGCTTCAGCGGCCGCAGGAACTGGATATGGGCGCCGATCGGCGTACCCAGGCCCTGGTCGAGCGCCAGCGCCTCGGCCCGGTTGGCCAGCAGCCCGCCGATGGCGCCGCCGTGCAGGGTGCCGAAAGGGCCGTTGGCCATCGGTTGCGTATCAAAACCCTCAGCGGTTTCGACGAAGATCCCGTTCGCGGCCAGAACCACCGGCGGCGCCGGGACGAGGAACGGTTCCACCGGCTCTGCCGGCGCGTGCGGAAAAAGGCTCTCGATCTTGAAGTCGAGCTGGGGCGGCGAGGTGGGGCGCGGCGTGTCGCCGGCGGGCTCGGGTTGTTGGCGTGACGACGGAGCCATAAAGCTGGTCCTTTCATGCAACCACGGCCATTAGGCCAAAACGCGCGGCAACGGGCAATTACCTCTGCGATCATAGCAGGTGTGTGATCTCGTATACCGTCCAACAGGACTACAGTTGCAAATCAAAACCTATCGCGCTAGCCTTCCGGCATGACTCGGAACTCGCTTGCCCCGCTCAATTGCTCGCTGGCCCGCACCCTCGATCTGGTCGGCGAATGGTGGACCCTGCTGATCATCCGCGAGGCCGCCTTCGGCACCCGCCGGTTCCAGGATTTTGCCGAGCGGCTGGGCGTTGCCCGCAACATCCTCTCGGCCCGGCTCAAGCGCCTGGTGGCGGAAGGGCTGATGGCCCGCCTGACCAAGGACGGCAGCCGCGAGGTCGAGTACCGCCTGACGCCCAAGGGCGAGGCGCTGTTCCCGGTCCTGGTCACCCTGCTGCAGTGGGGCGACGCCCATTGCACCGGACATGCCCCGCCGATCATCCTGGTCGACCGGGTGGCGGGCCAGCCCCTGCCCAAGGTCGAGGTGCGCGCCGCCGATGGCCGGGCCCTGGGGATCCACGACCTGCGCGCCCTGCCCGGTCCCGGCGCCGACGAGGCATTGCACCAGCGCCTGGGCCGCCCCCGGGTCGCCGCCCTGATGAAGGCGGTTTGACACGGCCCTTGCGGATTTCGCCGGCCCCCCGATAGTGGCAGGGGGACGCAACGGGGCCGGGCATGAAGAACTTCGACTACACCAGCTTTGATGCCACCGGCCTGGCCGACCTGGTAGCCCGGCGCGAGGTGACGCCGGGCGAGTTGCTGGACGCCGCCATCGAGCGGGCCGACGCGATAAACCCCAGGCTGAATGCCATCATCTCGCGCTTCGATGCCCGGGCGCGTCGGCGGGTCGAGCACGAGCCGCTGAACGGCCCCTTCGCCGGCGTGCCCTTCCTGCTCAAGGATTTCCTGCAGGACTATGCCGGCGAGCGCTCCACCTACGGCAACAAGGGCCTGAAGCGGGCCGACTATCGCCCGGACCGCAATGCGACGCTGGTCGACCGCTTCCTGGCCGCGGGCGTGGTGCCCTTCGGCCATACCAATTCGCCCGAATTCGGCTTCAAGGGCGTGACCGAGCCCGAGGCCCACGGCCCCACCCGCAATCCTTGGAACCTGGACTACCTGCCCTACGGCTCCAGCGGCGGCTCGGCCTCGGCGGTGGCGGCCGGCATCGTGCCCATGGCCGGGGCCAGCGACGGCGGCGGCTCGATCCGCCTGCCCGCCTCGGCCTGCGGCTTGTTCGGCTTCAAGCCCGGGCGCGGGCGCACGCCCTCGGGCCCCGACTATGCCGAGATGATGCACGGCGGCGCGGTCTCGCACGTGGTCTCGCGCAGCGTGCGCGACAGCGCCCGCATGCTCGATGCGATCCAGGGCCCTGAACTGGGCGGCCCCTTCGCCATTGCCCCGCCCGAGCGGCCCTATGCGCAAGAGCTGGGCCGCGATCCGGGCAGCCTGAAGATCGGCTTCTGCACCCGCTCGCCCATCGGCACGCCGGTCGATCCCGAGTGCGTCCGCGCGGTGACCGACACCGCCCGCCTGCTGGAGAGCCTGGGCCACACGATCGAGGAGGCCGAGCCCGCCATCGACGGCGATGCCCTGGCCGATGATTTCCTCTCGGTCTATTTCGCTATGGCGGGGGCGGCGGTGGCCGCGGTGAAGCAGCAGGCCGGTTGCGGCAACGAGGGCTTCGAGCTCGATACGCTGGGCATCGCCGGCATCGGCCGGGCGATCAGCGCGCCCGACTACATCGCCATTCACGATCGCTGGAACACCTACAATCGCGCCCTGGCCGATTTCCATGGGCGCTACGACTTGTACCTGACCCCGACCAACGCCCTGCCCCCGCCCCGTGTCGGCGAACAGGACACGCCGGCCGGCGACCGGGCGGCCTTGCGCGTGATCCTGGCCCTGCGCCTGTCCTGGGTGCTGCTGAAGACCGGCTACGTCCACAAGATGGCGCGCCGCCTCCTGCAATGGACGCCGTTCACCCAATTGGCCAACCTGACCGGCACCCCGTCCATGAGCCTGCCCCTGCATTGGGCCGCGACCGGCCTGCCCATCGGCGTGCAGATCGGCGCCGGCGTCGGCGGCGAAGGCCTGCTATTCCGCGTGGCGTCTCAACTGGAACAAGCCAAGCCCTGGGCCGACCAGCGCCCGCCGATATTCGCGGCGTAACCTCAAGGTCGTCATCCCGGCGCAGGCCGGGATCCATTCGGGGGCAGCGCGCGACGTCTCAATGGATTCCGGCCTTCGCCGGAATGACTGATGAATCTTACGCTGAGGGGCCGGCGTCCGGTATTGCCTGGTCTGGCGTTTTTGGTGACGGCACACCGCGATTCGGGGAGACCGGATTGATAACGCGGGCTATGCGCATGATCTCCCGAACGAGGTCATCAGGGCCGTGTTCGGGCGTCATCTCGATGTAGCGAACACCGGCTTTCCGCAAGGCTTCTTTCTTAACGGCGTCGCGAGCCGGCGCCGAGCCCTGGTAATGACCATGCCCCTGATATTCGATCGCGACGATGGGGTCGCCGGCCTGCGTCACGATCAGCACATCGGCGCGCTTGCTGTTGATCGCCGCATAGGCATCTGCACTGGGAGACGACAGGATTTCGCCGAGGCTGACCTGCGCCATCACCCGCCAGGACAGGCCCGTTTCTTTCACCGCATTCTCCGCTGCGTAGAAGACGAGCGCCTCCGACTTGGAGAGGAGGGGGCGCTTGCTGAAGACAGCCTTCATGACGACACGAAGCTGCTCGGGAGCATCGGCAATTGGCGGAACCGCAGTATTGCGAACCCAGAAAATGTTGTCGGCCGGCTTTCGCCCACGCGCCTCTCTCCTGGCGCGCCAGCGACGTTTCATGAACTCGGCGCGCCAATGCTCCAATACCATGCCAATGATAACGCCGCCGACGATCAGCGCGATGAGATGGATGTCTACCGAGGCGATTTCACCGATTTGCCCCTCAATGAAATGGATGTCCGCCATGGCAAATTCACCGACTTGGATAGGTTGAGGAACTTTCGGTCGCGGATCGGGATTTTCAGTACGGATTGATCGGGCGCGCGCTTCCCCGGGCGCAATGCACCTGCGACCGCAGTATTCCGCGGAAATGGTTAGCCATTCGTTACTCTCGGGCGGTGCAACCCTGAGGTCGCCATCCCGACGAAGACCGGGATTCATTCCGGGGCTGCGCGCGACGTCTCAATGGATTCCGGCCTGCGCCGGAATGACGGCGAATGAGTATGAACCGGCTACAAGTTGCGCACCTGGAATGGTCACGGCATCAAGGCCGAACAGTGGCTAAAAGACCACGTCGATGCCCTTGCGGCGGATGATGTTGAGCAGGGCAAGCGCCGGGCCGGTCGGCCGTTTCACGCCGCGCTCCAACTGCGACACATATCCGGGCGTCATATTGAGATAGCGCGCGAACACGGCCTGGCTGAGGCGCGCGGCCTGACGAATGGCGCGAATGTCTTCCGGACCGATCGGCGCCTCCGCCGGTACACCGGCTGCCCCCAGGTGGCGCAGGGTGATCTTCTCGTGCATCGCTGCATCCATGACGCCGGTACGACGCATGTCGTCGGCCGTTTCGAGCAGAGCCTTGGTCAGTCGGCTAGCTTGGCCCGTTTTCGTCATCCGCCACCTCCTCCAATGCCTTGTCCTTGACCGCTTGCGCAATGCTTTCAGGCGATGCCGCCAGCCAAACCGCCCCGATCTCCCGCAGCGTCAGCAATTCGTGAGGCTCGATGTTCTCGCGCTCGTTCTTGGCAAAGCCGTAAAGGAACACGGCCCGATCGCCCCGGCGATAGGCCACCAGCATTCGATATCCGCCAGACTTGCCTTTCCCGGTGCGGGCGACCCGCAGCTTGACCAAGCCGCCGCCGAGGTCGGCGTCCACAAGGCCTCGTTCTGCCTGGTTGATCGCCTCCCGCAAGCGGCCATCGCCAAGCCGCTCGCGCCGCAGGAATCTCGCCATCCACCGGGTCTTGTAGACTTTCACCAGCAATGCCTAGTTCACAGAACTATAGTACGAGGAATTATAATTTTAAATAGGTATTCCGCGCCTGCGGCCAATCAACCCTCGCGCGGCGGGCGTAGCCGGCGGAGTTCGGCGGTGATGTTGCCGGCGGCCAGGAAGATCGAGCCGATCAGGAGGACCAGGCCGGGGCCCGAAGCGAGGGCTTGCAGGGCCACCACCGCGCCCACGCCGCCGTTCTCGAAGACACCGGCCTCGCGCAGGCCGGCCAGCGCCGAAAGCAGCCACAGGCCGCCCAATACCAGCAGTACGATGCCCGTCACACGCATGGCCCGGCCCTCTCGGAATGGCTGCTCAGGCGGCCGGCGGGATCGCGGCGGCGTCCTTGGCGGCAAAGGCGGCGGCGACCTGCTGGCGCAGAATATCCGCCTTGCGCTGGCGCACCGAATCCGACTTGAGCTGGCCGCAGGCGGCCATGATGTCCTCGCCGCGCGGGGTGCGCACGGGGCTGGCATAGCCCGCATCAAAGACGATCTGCGAGAAGGTCTTGATCGCCTGCGGGGTCGAGCGCTCGAAGGGCGCGCCGGGCCAGGGGTTGAACGGGATCAGGTTGACCTTGGCCGGGATGCCCTGGATCAGGCGCACCAGGGCACGGGCATCGGCCGGGCTGTCGTTGACGCCGCTGAGCATCACATATTCGAAGGTGATGCGGCGGGCATTGTTGAGGCCGGGATAGTCGCGGCAGGCCTGCATCAGTTCGGCGATCGGGTACTTCTTGTTGAGCGGCACGATCGCATCGCGCACCTCGTCGGTCACGGCGTGGAGCGAGACCGCCAGGTTCACCCCAATTCCTCGCCGCAGCGCTTCATCAAGGGCACCACGCCGGCGGTCGACAGGGTGATGCGCCGGCGCGACAGCGACAGGCCCTCGTTGTCCATGGCGATGCGCAAAGCGGCCGCGACATTGTCGAAATTATAGAGCGGCTCGCCCATGCCCATCATGACGATGTTCGAGACCAGCCGGCCTTCGATGGGCGAGGGCCATTCGCCCAACGCGTCGCGGGCGATCATGATCTGGCCGACGATCTCGGCCGCCGAGAGATTGCGCACCAGGGTCTGGGTGCCGGTGTGGCAGAAGCGGCAGGTCAGGGTGCAGCCGACCTGGGACGAGACGCACAGGGTGCCGCGGTCGTCGTCGGGAATGAAGACGGTCTCGACCTCCTGGCCGTCGTCCCACTTCACCAGCCACTTCCGGGTGCCGTCGACCGATTCGAGCGCCCGGCTGATCACCGGCCGATGCACGTCGGCGACCGCGCCCAAGGCCGCCCGCAGGTCCTTGGAGAGCGAGGACATGTCCTCGATCCGCGTGGCGCCGCGGTTGTACATCCAGTGCCAGAGCTGCTGGACGCGCATGCGCCGCGACTTGCCGCCCTGCTCGATCTCGTCCAGCACGCGGCCGAGCGCCTCGCGGTCGAGCCCGATCAGGTTGAGCTTGGAACCGTCGGTCGGCAGGAGGGGCGGCAGCGTGTCGGTCATGTCAGTGGTCGATCAGAGGCCGCAGGCCTTCCCGATCGCGTCCAGCGCGGCCGAGATGCCCTTGAGGCTGTAGGTGTCGGTGGTCTTGGTACCGCGCTGCGATTCGCCGCGCACCACCGCGCTCGAACCCTTGCGCAGGGCGGCGACGATGTCGTTGTCGGTCTCGCTCTTGCGGGCCCAGGCATTCTCGCCGTCGGTGAAGAGGTCGAACTTCTTGGTGCCGATGGTGACGGAGGCCGTCGAGCCGGCCTTGAACGGATAGCCGACCAGCACCTGCACCTGGTTGCGGATACCGCCATCCTGAAAATGCGAGATCAGGATGAAGATGTCGCCACGCTTGGCGTCGGCGGGTTCGGTCTTGGTCGGCTTGGACGAGACCAGGCAGACATCCTTGCCGCCCTGCTTCGTCTTGAACGCCTGCCAGTCGCCGAAATTGCCCAGCAACGGATTGTCTTCGGCCTGGGCCGAAAGGGGACGATCGCGACGGCGACCGTCATTGACAGAAACATGCCGAACAGGGCGAATAGGGAGCGTTTCATGGCGCCTGATCATTGACCTTCAACGAGAGGCGCCAAGATAGCCGGGCAGGCCCCGCATTTCCACCCCTGCCCTTGCCGACCGCAGGATCAGACTTGTCTGGCATGAGAAACGACGGCCGATGACCAGGATGAGCGCCGCAGCGCCGATCGATCGGGAGATCCTGGCCGACCTCGTCGAAGCCGTGGCGCAGCGCGCCGACAAGGCCGCTTTCGCCCAGCTTTTCGGCCACTTTGCGCCAAGACTGAAAGCCTATCTGATGCGCCTGGGCGCCGGCGGCACGGTTGCCGAGGAACTGGTGCAGGAGGTCATGCTGACCATCTGGCGCAAGTCGGCCAGCTTCGACCGGCGCCAGTCCTCGGTCTCGACCTGGATCTACACGATCGCGCGCAACCGCCGCATCGACCTGATTCGCCGCGAGAAGCACCCCGAACTCGACCCCGACGATCCCGCCCTGGCGCCGAGCCAGCCGGCCGCCGCGGACGTGGCGGTCGACGAGGAGCGGCGCGACCGGGTCCTGCGCCAGGCGATTCTCGACCTGCCGGATGAACAGGCCGACTTGCTCAAGCTCGCATTTTATGAAGGAAAGTCGCATGCCGAGATTGCCGCAGAACGGGATTTGCCCCTGGGTACGGTAAAATCGCGCCTCAGGCTGGCCTTCAATCGCCTGCGCAAGACCATGGAGCCGTTGCGTTGACCCCGTCGCATCATCCGCCGCTCGAACTGCTGTTCGACTATGCCGCCGGGACCCTGGGCCCGGCGACGGCGTTGGTGATCGAGATGCACCTGGCCCTGTGCCCGCACTGCCGGGACGAGGTCGCCACCTTCGAGAGCGCCGGCGGCGAATTGCTTGAGGCGATCGGGCCGGTGGCCATGGCGGCCGACGCCTTCGACCAATTGCTGCGCCGGCTCGACGTGCCCGTCGAGGCGAACCCTGCGCCGGTCGAGACCGACGACCCGATCCTGGCGGTGCTGCCCAAGGCCATCCAGCGGATCGGCGCGCAGGCGCTGGCGACGACGAAATGGCGCACCCTGGTGCCGGGCGTGCGGGTGCTGGACCTGCCCTTGCCGACCGCCCCCAAGGGCACCGTCCAATTGATCAAGGTGGGCGCCGGCCGCGGCGTGCCGCGCCACACCCACGCCGGCAACGAGTTCACCCTGGTGCTGAACGGCGTCTTCAACGACGAAAACGGCCACTTCGCCAAGGGCGACCTGCAGATCACCGATCCGACCGTGACCCACCGCCCCCTCGCCGAACCCGGCGAGATGTGCGTGGTCCTGGCGGTCACCGATGCGCCGCTGCGCCTGACCGGCATGCTGGGCGTGATCCAGCGCAGCCTGGGCTACTGAGTGCAGCCTCGCGCCGAAGTTCAAGCCTTGGGATTGGCGCGGCGCGAAACCTTCGGTTCACGAAATCCGATCACGCCGCAGCGCTCGTAGATCAGCCGTCGACGCAAGAACGTCGGCCCAACTGATCGGACGAGACACCATGCAAGACCTTTCTCTCGCCGCCGTGCCGGCCAATTCCCCCCTGTTGCTCGATCGCCGCGGCCTGCTGCGGGGCGTGCGCACCGTCGGCCTCAGTGCCGCCGCCGTGGCCCTGCTCGGCGGGCCGAGAACGTCGCCCGGGCGCAGGGCGCCACGGCGGGTGACGTCGATATTCTCAACGTCGCCCTGGGCCTGGAGCACGAAGCGATCGCCGCCTACCAGATCGGCGCCGAATCGAAGCTGCTGAAGCCCGAGGTGCTCAAGGTCGCGGTCGCCTTCCAGGGCCATCACAAGGGCCACCGCGACGCGCTGGCCGCCACGGTCAAGAAACTGGGCGGCACGCCGGTCGAGGCCAAGGCGATCGCCGACTATGCCAAGGCGCTCAACGCCGGCGCCCTGAAGGACCAGGCGGGCGTGGTCGGCCTCGCCATCAAGCTGGAGCTGGGGCCGCCAACGCCTATCTGGGCGTCATCCCGTCCTTCGAAGAC is a window of Oleomonas cavernae DNA encoding:
- a CDS encoding type II toxin-antitoxin system RelE/ParE family toxin, which codes for MKVYKTRWMARFLRRERLGDGRLREAINQAERGLVDADLGGGLVKLRVARTGKGKSGGYRMLVAYRRGDRAVFLYGFAKNERENIEPHELLTLREIGAVWLAASPESIAQAVKDKALEEVADDENGPS
- a CDS encoding class I SAM-dependent methyltransferase, which encodes MRSEHAPNRRHWDEVTDLHRESPFYDVEGFLGGRCTVGPIEREALNPLLRKNLLHLQCHFGLDTLSLLRLGATKVVGVDFSAKAVEAARALAEKLRLSAWAEFVEADVLDLDLGQKFDRVFTSHGAINWLSDIAAWGRTVARHLAPDGFFYILEAHPTGLVFDLAEDGRLFQKFDYFSKPEPLVLEGVPDYAEPDYIPREPGIGWIWSLADIMGALEAAGLQVSDLREYPFAAWAALPDMVPDESRYYWRRPKGSGPDTPLLFSLKARHR
- a CDS encoding antitoxin, which encodes MAVAKVFQSGNSQAVRLPKQFRLEASEVEIFRRGDEIVLRALPSDMAHVFDLIAELPEDMFADERVDPPPQSRKGL
- a CDS encoding invasion associated locus B family protein, which codes for MLGNFGDWQAFKTKQGGKDVCLVSSKPTKTEPADAKRGDIFILISHFQDGGIRNQVQVLVGYPFKAGSTASVTIGTKKFDLFTDGENAWARKSETDNDIVAALRKGSSAVVRGESQRGTKTTDTYSLKGISAALDAIGKACGL
- a CDS encoding amidase, whose translation is MKNFDYTSFDATGLADLVARREVTPGELLDAAIERADAINPRLNAIISRFDARARRRVEHEPLNGPFAGVPFLLKDFLQDYAGERSTYGNKGLKRADYRPDRNATLVDRFLAAGVVPFGHTNSPEFGFKGVTEPEAHGPTRNPWNLDYLPYGSSGGSASAVAAGIVPMAGASDGGGSIRLPASACGLFGFKPGRGRTPSGPDYAEMMHGGAVSHVVSRSVRDSARMLDAIQGPELGGPFAIAPPERPYAQELGRDPGSLKIGFCTRSPIGTPVDPECVRAVTDTARLLESLGHTIEEAEPAIDGDALADDFLSVYFAMAGAAVAAVKQQAGCGNEGFELDTLGIAGIGRAISAPDYIAIHDRWNTYNRALADFHGRYDLYLTPTNALPPPRVGEQDTPAGDRAALRVILALRLSWVLLKTGYVHKMARRLLQWTPFTQLANLTGTPSMSLPLHWAATGLPIGVQIGAGVGGEGLLFRVASQLEQAKPWADQRPPIFAA
- a CDS encoding helix-turn-helix domain-containing protein is translated as MTKTGQASRLTKALLETADDMRRTGVMDAAMHEKITLRHLGAAGVPAEAPIGPEDIRAIRQAARLSQAVFARYLNMTPGYVSQLERGVKRPTGPALALLNIIRRKGIDVVF
- a CDS encoding winged helix-turn-helix transcriptional regulator, with the translated sequence MTRNSLAPLNCSLARTLDLVGEWWTLLIIREAAFGTRRFQDFAERLGVARNILSARLKRLVAEGLMARLTKDGSREVEYRLTPKGEALFPVLVTLLQWGDAHCTGHAPPIILVDRVAGQPLPKVEVRAADGRALGIHDLRALPGPGADEALHQRLGRPRVAALMKAV
- the vapC gene encoding type II toxin-antitoxin system tRNA(fMet)-specific endonuclease VapC — encoded protein: MPRFLLDTNMIIYIRRNRPPQVQKRFHQLEAGAAAISVITYGELRYGAEKSTSRDSSLERLAALVSLLPVLALPDSAAETYGLLRAELERRGEMIGGNDLWIAAHALSEQFTLVTNNVREFQRIPGLAIENWI
- a CDS encoding DUF2726 domain-containing protein — protein: MADIHFIEGQIGEIASVDIHLIALIVGGVIIGMVLEHWRAEFMKRRWRARREARGRKPADNIFWVRNTAVPPIADAPEQLRVVMKAVFSKRPLLSKSEALVFYAAENAVKETGLSWRVMAQVSLGEILSSPSADAYAAINSKRADVLIVTQAGDPIVAIEYQGHGHYQGSAPARDAVKKEALRKAGVRYIEMTPEHGPDDLVREIMRIARVINPVSPNRGVPSPKTPDQAIPDAGPSA
- a CDS encoding ferritin-like domain-containing protein is translated as MLNVALGLEHEAIAAYQIGAESKLLKPEVLKVAVAFQGHHKGHRDALAATVKKLGGTPVEAKAIADYAKALNAGALKDQAGVVGLAIKLELGPPTPIWASSRPSKTRPWPRSPAASPPTRPCTGPP
- a CDS encoding sigma-70 family RNA polymerase sigma factor — its product is MTRMSAAAPIDREILADLVEAVAQRADKAAFAQLFGHFAPRLKAYLMRLGAGGTVAEELVQEVMLTIWRKSASFDRRQSSVSTWIYTIARNRRIDLIRREKHPELDPDDPALAPSQPAAADVAVDEERRDRVLRQAILDLPDEQADLLKLAFYEGKSHAEIAAERDLPLGTVKSRLRLAFNRLRKTMEPLR
- a CDS encoding thioesterase family protein, with amino-acid sequence MAPSSRQQPEPAGDTPRPTSPPQLDFKIESLFPHAPAEPVEPFLVPAPPVVLAANGIFVETAEGFDTQPMANGPFGTLHGGAIGGLLANRAEALALDQGLGTPIGAHIQFLRPLKQGRLTAFAEVAQPGRRLNLVDAFIEVDGALRAEGRFTFARDLAIAGLPSLPTEDVFDPQGQPEIAPVHRPNQPWFKDALTWRAGPDGIVWMRPTVSIGDPAHILPHVIAVADWASGIARPDGWHSPKAAAFPNPSLTIQLWRRPAGDWIGMKPVSRWNPAGFGMSEGTLYDVKGEIGTTSQPVILLPLPE
- a CDS encoding ChrR family anti-sigma-E factor is translated as MTPSHHPPLELLFDYAAGTLGPATALVIEMHLALCPHCRDEVATFESAGGELLEAIGPVAMAADAFDQLLRRLDVPVEANPAPVETDDPILAVLPKAIQRIGAQALATTKWRTLVPGVRVLDLPLPTAPKGTVQLIKVGAGRGVPRHTHAGNEFTLVLNGVFNDENGHFAKGDLQITDPTVTHRPLAEPGEMCVVLAVTDAPLRLTGMLGVIQRSLGY
- a CDS encoding argininosuccinate synthase, giving the protein MARDVGKVVLAYSGGLDTSVILKWLQEAYGCEVVTFTADLGQGEELEPARRKAEMAGVKEIFIEDLREEFTRDFVFPMFRANALYEGVYLLGTSIARPLIAKRQIEIARKVGADAVAHGATGKGNDQVRFELSYYALEPGIRVIAPWREWDLTSRTKLIDFAEKHQIPIAKDKRGEAPFSVDANLLHTSSEGKVLEDPWEEPGEFVYSRTVSPEAAPDKPTYIEVEFERGDAVAIDGERLSPATLLARLNDLGGANGIGRLDLVENRFVGMKSRGVYETPGGTVLHAAHRGIESITLDRGAGHLKDELMPRYAELIYNGFWFSPEREMLQALIDKSQEHVSGTVRLKLYKGSVRVVGRKSPNTLYSLSHVTFEEDAVYDQHDAEGFIKLNALRLKLLRRRGMNQ